In a single window of the Oscillospiraceae bacterium genome:
- a CDS encoding segregation/condensation protein A — MQTPMFRLEQAVRGPQETLEDFEGPLDLILHLLSKNKMEIRDIRISELVDQYLAYLELMKRMDLEIASEFVVMASHLVYIKSRMLLSLSDEQPEEELFLLMQALEQRRQQEDYRRIVVGRDFLLARADIGRNLYTKPPEPLPVDKTYTRTHSAEELGQALLQMQQRAERRRPPDPAVFSRLVGREPHPVGDMIVLVLHRLEAAGRLLFSVLLRQGRDRSGRVALFLAMLELCRDGRIAVDEHGEDYSLCLRGK, encoded by the coding sequence ATGCAGACGCCCATGTTTCGGCTGGAACAGGCCGTGCGGGGTCCACAGGAGACGCTGGAGGATTTCGAGGGCCCGCTCGATCTGATACTGCATCTGCTCAGCAAAAACAAAATGGAGATCCGTGACATCCGGATCTCCGAACTGGTCGACCAGTATCTCGCCTATCTGGAGCTCATGAAACGCATGGACTTGGAAATCGCCAGCGAATTTGTGGTTATGGCCTCCCATCTGGTTTACATCAAGTCACGTATGTTGCTGTCGCTGTCCGACGAGCAGCCGGAGGAGGAGCTCTTCCTGCTGATGCAGGCGCTGGAACAGCGGCGTCAGCAGGAAGACTACCGCCGCATTGTCGTCGGGCGCGATTTTCTGCTGGCGCGCGCCGACATCGGGCGCAACTTGTACACAAAGCCGCCCGAGCCGCTGCCCGTCGACAAGACGTACACGCGTACCCACAGCGCCGAGGAGCTGGGGCAGGCGCTCCTGCAGATGCAGCAGCGCGCGGAACGGCGCCGTCCGCCGGACCCGGCGGTGTTTTCCCGCCTGGTGGGCCGGGAACCCCATCCCGTGGGCGACATGATCGTGCTGGTCCTCCACCGGCTGGAGGCCGCCGGTCGCCTGCTGTTCTCCGTGCTGCTGCGGCAGGGGAGAGACCGGTCCGGGCGGGTGGCCCTGTTTTTGGCCATGTTGGAACTGTGCCGGGACGGCCGAATCGCCGTCGACGAGCACGGGGAGGACTATTCACTATGTTTGAGGGGAAAATAG
- a CDS encoding DUF2953 domain-containing protein has translation MVFWVSAGVVLALASALTMRLRFTLIVRPGREILLRLRWGVLMFRLSPRAVAGRPARTSKRRAGSSPPKRTADERTDIRALLGPARESAGILLRGLRVDRFYCHVVAGAGDAAHTALLYGSLHAALGLAAPLLARVKRPNVTVGLDYSLPHPQVYLLASVSIRPFALLRTALHFLRRRLAGPA, from the coding sequence ATGGTCTTTTGGGTGTCGGCCGGGGTTGTACTGGCGCTGGCGTCGGCGCTCACGATGCGGTTGCGCTTCACGCTGATCGTCCGACCGGGCCGGGAGATCCTGTTGCGGCTCCGTTGGGGGGTGTTGATGTTTCGTTTGTCGCCGCGCGCCGTCGCGGGCCGTCCGGCCAGGACGTCGAAACGAAGGGCCGGGTCCAGCCCCCCAAAACGGACGGCGGACGAACGGACGGACATCCGAGCTCTTCTGGGGCCGGCGCGGGAGAGCGCGGGGATTTTACTGCGCGGGCTGCGCGTGGACAGATTCTACTGCCACGTTGTGGCCGGTGCCGGCGACGCCGCCCACACGGCGCTCCTGTACGGTTCTCTGCACGCGGCTTTGGGCCTGGCCGCGCCGCTGCTGGCGCGTGTGAAGCGCCCGAACGTCACGGTGGGTCTCGATTACAGTCTCCCGCATCCGCAGGTGTATCTGCTGGCTTCCGTGTCTATCCGGCCCTTTGCACTCCTGCGCACGGCGCTACACTTTCTCCGGCGCCGGTTGGCCGGCCCGGCATAA
- a CDS encoding site-2 protease family protein, with protein MRFLQDFTPTKLLIIPAALIAIIFHELSHGLVAYWLGDKTAQERGRLSFKPWRHIDPLGLVLLIVAGFGWAKPVPVDLRYFKKPRRDFALVGLAGPVSNFLLALLALFLYFLTNLLVPTLWDGLLEMFFLYLAVINIGLGVFNLFPIPPLDGSKVAGLLIPDRMYYRLLAYERYGMALLALLLITDVLDVPLGFLTDQVLYGLSYAASRPFVWLGLAG; from the coding sequence GTGCGTTTTTTGCAAGACTTCACTCCCACAAAGCTTCTTATCATCCCGGCGGCGCTGATCGCCATCATCTTTCACGAGCTCTCCCATGGTCTGGTCGCGTATTGGCTCGGAGACAAGACCGCCCAGGAGAGAGGACGTCTGTCGTTTAAGCCCTGGCGGCACATTGACCCGTTGGGCCTTGTGTTGCTGATCGTCGCCGGCTTCGGCTGGGCCAAGCCCGTGCCGGTCGACCTGCGCTATTTCAAGAAGCCGCGGCGCGACTTCGCGCTGGTGGGGCTCGCCGGCCCCGTGTCAAATTTTCTGTTGGCGTTGCTGGCGCTGTTTTTGTACTTCCTGACGAATCTGCTCGTGCCGACACTCTGGGACGGTCTGCTGGAGATGTTCTTTCTCTATTTGGCCGTCATCAACATCGGGCTTGGCGTGTTCAATCTCTTTCCCATCCCGCCGCTGGATGGTTCGAAGGTGGCGGGACTTCTCATTCCGGACCGCATGTATTACCGCCTCCTGGCGTACGAGCGCTATGGGATGGCGCTGCTCGCTCTGCTGCTCATCACCGACGTGCTCGATGTTCCGCTGGGATTTCTGACGGACCAGGTGCTCTACGGGCTCAGCTATGCGGCGTCGCGGCCGTTTGTGTGGCTCGGCCTCGCCGGGTGA
- the scpB gene encoding SMC-Scp complex subunit ScpB, which yields MDVKEILSVLEGILFAAGDAVGVERLCALLSLERREVEAMLAQLADEYRFERRGIRLVRMEDRWQLVSAPEHAELIRAALEERRAPPLSKPALEVLAIVAYYQPTTRAYIDQVRGVDSSNTVVTLTEKGLIEECGRLEVPGRPIQYRTTPVFLRSFGLSSLEELPELPFGLTEEDGQLSL from the coding sequence ATGGACGTGAAGGAGATTTTGTCTGTACTGGAGGGCATTTTGTTTGCGGCGGGCGACGCGGTCGGCGTCGAACGCCTGTGTGCGTTGCTCTCGCTGGAACGCCGAGAGGTCGAGGCGATGCTGGCGCAGCTGGCGGACGAGTACCGTTTTGAGCGCCGTGGGATCCGGCTGGTGCGCATGGAAGACCGCTGGCAGCTCGTCTCCGCGCCCGAGCACGCCGAGCTGATCCGTGCGGCGCTGGAGGAGAGGCGCGCGCCGCCGCTCTCCAAACCCGCGCTGGAGGTGCTGGCCATTGTCGCTTACTACCAGCCCACCACCCGGGCGTACATCGATCAAGTACGCGGCGTGGACAGCTCCAACACCGTGGTCACGCTGACAGAGAAGGGTCTCATTGAGGAGTGCGGCCGGCTGGAGGTGCCCGGGCGGCCCATCCAATACCGGACAACGCCGGTGTTTTTGCGTTCCTTTGGATTGTCGTCGCTGGAGGAATTGCCGGAGCTGCCCTTTGGTCTCACCGAGGAGGATGGGCAGCTCAGCCTGTGA
- the ytfJ gene encoding GerW family sporulation protein has translation MEKNSIPELMSVTMTKIREMVDVNTIVGQPVSTPDGTTIIPVSKVSFGFAAGGTDYAGKHDKPEEDKNFGGGSGAAVNIHPVSFLVVSPTGVKLLPVAPPPGSAVDRAIEAVPALLEKVASLLGRKKGKEDDEEEKEL, from the coding sequence ATGGAAAAAAATTCCATTCCAGAGCTGATGAGCGTCACAATGACCAAGATTCGTGAGATGGTGGATGTGAACACCATTGTCGGTCAGCCGGTGTCCACGCCGGACGGTACGACAATCATCCCCGTGTCGAAGGTAAGCTTTGGTTTTGCCGCGGGCGGCACGGATTACGCGGGGAAACACGACAAGCCGGAGGAGGACAAAAACTTCGGCGGCGGCAGCGGCGCCGCCGTAAACATCCATCCGGTGTCATTTTTGGTGGTGAGTCCCACGGGCGTCAAACTCCTCCCCGTGGCGCCGCCGCCGGGCAGTGCGGTGGACAGGGCGATCGAGGCCGTACCCGCGCTGCTGGAGAAGGTCGCGTCTCTTTTGGGGCGAAA